In a single window of the Xylanimonas protaetiae genome:
- a CDS encoding PspC domain-containing protein, giving the protein MSTQTPNPHPAYAMPAPAPSKPFYRPSQGRMLGGVCAAVADRFGWDRTLVRVVTVASVLLPGPQVVAYVAAWILIPDEQRYWERQAAAAAPYPAQHHPAAPSGTYPTDPPASPQA; this is encoded by the coding sequence ATGAGCACGCAGACCCCGAACCCGCACCCCGCCTACGCCATGCCGGCTCCCGCGCCGAGCAAGCCCTTCTACCGCCCCTCCCAGGGCCGGATGCTCGGCGGCGTGTGCGCCGCCGTCGCCGACCGCTTCGGCTGGGACCGCACCCTCGTGCGCGTCGTCACCGTCGCGTCCGTCCTGCTCCCCGGCCCCCAGGTGGTGGCCTACGTCGCCGCCTGGATCCTCATCCCGGACGAGCAGCGCTACTGGGAGCGCCAGGCCGCCGCCGCGGCCCCGTACCCGGCGCAGCACCACCCCGCCGCGCCCTCAGGAACGTACCCGACCGACCCTCCGGCCTCGCCGCAGGCATGA